The Desulfovibrio sp. JC022 nucleotide sequence GCAGGACATTTGCCTACACCAACCATACGGTCATGCCCGAAGCCCTTGAAACATGGCCCCTTGATATGATGCGCAAGGTCCTGCCCCGTCATGTTTCTATCATTTTCGAGATTAACCGTCGCTTCATGGAAGACGTGAAGGAGCGTTTTCCCGGAGACGAGGACAGGTTTAAGCGTATGTCCATTATTGAGGATGGTGAATTCCCGCAGGTTCGGATGGCTTGGCTGGCTGTGGTGGGGAGTTTTATTGTGAACGGAGTTTCCGCGCTGCATGGGGACTTGATCAAGAAAAGTATTTTTCAGGATTTTGTGGAAATGTTTCCGGGCCGCTTTACCTCAGTTACCAACGGGATCACCCCGCGCAGGTGGCTGCGCCAGTGCAACCAGCCCTTATCTGAACTTATCACCGAAAAGATAGGTGAGGAATGGGTCACCGATCTTGCGCAATTGCAAAAATTGGAACCGTTGGCTGAGGACCCTGAATTTCAGGATCGCTGGTACGAATGCAAGCTTAAAGAGAAGCAGCGGTTGGTGGAATATGCACGTAATGAGTACGGGCTGTATCTGCCTGCGGACTGGATGTACGATGTGCATGTCAAACGTATTCACGAGTACAAAAGGCAATTGCTCAATGTGCTGCACGCGGTCACTCTTTACTGCCGTCTCAAAAAGGACCCCAACAGTGTGGCTGTGCCGAGGCTGAAGATTTTTGCAGGCAAGGCAGCTCCCGGATATTTTATTGCCAAGCGTCTCATCCGGTTGATTAATTCCGTGGGCGCGGTGGTCAACTCAGATTCCGCAGTGAATCATAAATTGCGTATCGCTTTTATGCCTAACTACCGGGTCTCGCAGGCGGAAAGGATTATTCCGGCTACTGACCTTTCTGAGCAGATCTCCCTTGCCGGAACCGAAGCTTCCGGTACCGGGAATATGAAGTTCGCCCTTAATGGGGCGTTGACCATCGGTACTCTCGACGGTGCTAACATTGAAATCATGGAAGAGGTGGGCCGGGAGCATATGTTCATTTTCGGAATGGACGCTGATGAAGTGCAGATGCGCAGACATCATGGCTATAACCCTTCGGATATTGCTTCTACTGATCAGGAGCTGGCTGAGGCGTTGCATTACATCGGTGACGGCACCTTTTCCGAAGGTGACCGGGATCTTTTCAGGCCGATATTAAATGCCCTGTTTGACGGTGGCGATCAGTACATGGTTCTTGCTGATTACCGTGATTATGTGGA carries:
- a CDS encoding glycogen/starch/alpha-glucan phosphorylase gives rise to the protein MPKKDISEFLEEIGGMDVESLVNCVCRHHLSNLGRDYGRTDIFSLYQALAYTLRDRLVGNWIKTQRSYYSQRAKSVYYLSLEFLTGKSLASNTLSLGAEKEVAEVLDKFGVTLDEAESAEADAGLGNGGLGRLASCFLDSMASLGIPGYGYGIRYEYGIFKQAIENGEQVEAPDDWLHSGNPWEFCRKGFMFTVRLYGREEQYTHEDGSARHRWADSAKVMAVPVDMLIPGYKNGNVINMRLWEAQPARRFNFDLFNSGDYIRSMEDAVRSQTISKVLYPNDRLSEGRELRLVQQYFFVSATIQDMMRRFMKLKLDFSELPNRAVVQLNETHPAIAIPELMRILIDEHMLNWDVAWRICRRTFAYTNHTVMPEALETWPLDMMRKVLPRHVSIIFEINRRFMEDVKERFPGDEDRFKRMSIIEDGEFPQVRMAWLAVVGSFIVNGVSALHGDLIKKSIFQDFVEMFPGRFTSVTNGITPRRWLRQCNQPLSELITEKIGEEWVTDLAQLQKLEPLAEDPEFQDRWYECKLKEKQRLVEYARNEYGLYLPADWMYDVHVKRIHEYKRQLLNVLHAVTLYCRLKKDPNSVAVPRLKIFAGKAAPGYFIAKRLIRLINSVGAVVNSDSAVNHKLRIAFMPNYRVSQAERIIPATDLSEQISLAGTEASGTGNMKFALNGALTIGTLDGANIEIMEEVGREHMFIFGMDADEVQMRRHHGYNPSDIASTDQELAEALHYIGDGTFSEGDRDLFRPILNALFDGGDQYMVLADYRDYVDAQDRVDELWQDRRGWLRSSILNTAGSGYFSSDRAIMDYARNIWGVRPMKMEK